A genomic stretch from Falco cherrug isolate bFalChe1 chromosome 1, bFalChe1.pri, whole genome shotgun sequence includes:
- the LOC102047450 gene encoding LOW QUALITY PROTEIN: cytosolic beta-glucosidase (The sequence of the model RefSeq protein was modified relative to this genomic sequence to represent the inferred CDS: inserted 2 bases in 1 codon; substituted 2 bases at 2 genomic stop codons) has protein sequence MLCIRLSPAAVPEDIAFPVGFAWGAATAAYQIEEGWNADGKGPNVWDTFTHQGGDRVFMNQTGDVACGSYTLWEEDLKCIKQLGLTHYRFSLSWSRLLPDGTTGFINQKGVSYYSKIINNWGNGILXSLYPFDLPQFLEGEGGWRSEKIIATFDIHAEYCFRTFEGXVITINEPYVVAIGGCEKDGFIRTIFIDYEYLAIMKSPIAAMHSKQGYLSSRLLEFTKEEKIMVMGAADFFALNSIIYITENGFFQSDPALLDDNQXWEYFRLILQEILKGTT, from the exons ATGCTGTGTATTCGCCTGTCCCCTGCAGCGGTGCCAGAGGATATTGCTTTTCCAGTTGGATTTGCTTGGggtgcagccacagcagcataTCAAATTGAAG aAGGCTGGAATGCAGATGGAAAGGGCCCTAATGTCTGGGACACATTCACCCATCAGGGAGGAGATCGAGTTTTCATGAACCAGACTGGTGATGTAGCTTGTGGCAGCTACACTCTGTGGGAGGAAGATTTGAAATGTATCAAACAGCTTGGATTGACTCATTATcgcttttctctttcctggtCACGTCTGTTACCTGATGGGACGACAGGTTTCATCAACCAGAAAG gaGTCAGTTATTACAGCAAAATCATAAATAACTGGGGAAATGGCATCCT CTCCCTGTATCCCTTCGACTTACCTCAGTTCTTAGAAGGTGAAGGAGGCTGGAGATCTGAAAAGATTATTGCAACCTTTGATATTCATGCAGAGTATTGCTTCAGAACATTTGAAGGCTGAGTGATCACTATTAATGAGCCTTATGTTGTTGCTATAGGTGGTTGCGAAAAAG ATGGGTTCATCAGGACAATATTTATTGATTATGAATATCTGGCCATCATGAAGTCCCCCATTGCTGCAATGCATTCAAAGCAGGGTTACTTATCATCAAGACTTCTAGAGTTcaccaaagaggaaaaaattatggTCATGGGTGCTGCTGACTTCTTTGCTTTGAACT CTATAATTTACATAACTGAGAATGGGTTTTTCCAAAGTGACCCTGCTCTACTTGATGACAATCAATGATGGGAGTATTTCAGGCTGATTTTacaggaaattttaaaaggtacCACTTAA